ATGGATAATTGGAAATTTGAAGAACTTACTTCAAAAAGATATTTCAGAAAGTAGAAGGTTTCTGGTTGAAAATATTAAAGGCATAGGTTGGAAAGAAGCTAGCCATTTTTTAAGAAATGTTGGAAGAGAAGACATCGCTATATTAGATAAGCATATCTTGAGAATTATAAAGGATTATAAGCTTGTGAAAGAAGTCCCTAAACCTTCTTGGACGGAGAAAAAGTATACAAAGCTTGAAAAAGAACTCAGAGTTTTTTCAAAGATGGTTGGAGAACCATTGGGGAAATTAGATCTATATTTATGGTACATGGAAACAGGACAAATAGACAAATAAAAAAACTATTAACATCCATAACATATAAAATTTCACATAAATTTGATATGGTATACAATGATTACTTGTGATTTTTCTCCAATAAAAATAAAAAAGGGGGAAGGATAAAGTTGCCTCTATATAGGTATAAATGCAAAAATTGTGGTTATGAGTTCACTGTCTTGCATTCTATGAATGAAACACCCGAAGTTAAATGTGAACTATGCGGTTCGGAAACTGAAAAGGTGATTGGTAACGTGGGAATTTCTTTTAAGGGAGAAGGTTTCTACA
The DNA window shown above is from Petrotoga mexicana DSM 14811 and carries:
- a CDS encoding N-glycosylase/DNA lyase, which gives rise to MNHSKITNPSDLLVSKIEDLKLTIKDEVERRFEEFKDIGKNGDELDLFSELSFCVLTANWRAKGGIKAQKLITKEGFANYNEKQLISKLKEVGHRFPNTRSRYIVENRWIIGNLKNLLQKDISESRRFLVENIKGIGWKEASHFLRNVGREDIAILDKHILRIIKDYKLVKEVPKPSWTEKKYTKLEKELRVFSKMVGEPLGKLDLYLWYMETGQIDK
- a CDS encoding FmdB family zinc ribbon protein, with amino-acid sequence MPLYRYKCKNCGYEFTVLHSMNETPEVKCELCGSETEKVIGNVGISFKGEGFYITDSRKSKSKSSSSSSSKESDQIASAV